The following coding sequences lie in one uncultured Mailhella sp. genomic window:
- the rpsT gene encoding 30S ribosomal protein S20 has protein sequence MANHASAIKRQKQSVKRNARNRAARTRIKNVVKAVRAAIQKNDKVAAEEALKTATSTVSKIAGKGIIHWKNASRKVSRLAKAVNALDA, from the coding sequence GTGGCCAATCATGCTTCCGCCATCAAGCGCCAAAAGCAGAGTGTCAAGCGCAACGCCCGTAACCGCGCCGCCCGTACCCGCATCAAGAACGTGGTGAAGGCCGTGCGCGCCGCTATTCAGAAGAACGACAAGGTCGCCGCTGAAGAAGCTCTGAAGACCGCTACTTCCACTGTTTCCAAGATCGCCGGCAAGGGCATCATTCATTGGAAGAACGCTTCCCGCAAGGTTTCCCGCCTTGCCAAGGCCGTCAACGCTCTCGACGCCTAA
- the glyS gene encoding glycine--tRNA ligase subunit beta, with the protein MSHFVLEIGVEELPARFLASLERELHDRFAALFDEHGLTFDSLTVNTTPRRAVVHARGLLSSTPVREEVALGPSVKAAYDAEGNPTKAALGFARGQGVDVSALFRQETPKGEYVAVRKTVGGVSASSIIAEAAPSIIASLPFAKRMHWSPSHFLFARPLRWVVALMDCDVIPFTVADVQSGRMTTGHRVHGRGPFEVACADDFDRVMAEKCGVVLSGAARRKIVVDGGNELARKVGGHILWKESLLDEVQGLSEHPEPILGDFDPSFLELPSVVLLTSMETHQKSFGVAGEDGRLLPHFLTVANLTSREPEVVKKGWERVLRARLEDARFYWNTDMKASFDVWKEKLDHVIFLGPLGSMGDKCRRLSELCRWLAEQPGVKRAAEVNPESAAVAGRCAKADLVSQMVGEFDTLQGIMGGIYGHKMGLDPVAADAIAEQYLPAGPDTPVPSTDLGALLSMADKADTLVGCFGLGNIPTGAADPFALRRCALGIARILIEKGYRLPVEELFAKAQSLYSDGIRWKLEKPEALAKLNDFFAGRVKNYFLTQGNDTLLVEAVMNAGCSDVWAASRRLAALVTESGKPGFADNAQTFKRVANILRKQGAGVTGEYSRELLAEEPETALADALDAMTARFDELWAQDRFDELLALMDGVRPTVDAFFNGVMVMAEDEKVRANRLNLLQVLLSRMGRLADFSALQM; encoded by the coding sequence ATGAGTCATTTTGTTCTTGAAATAGGCGTGGAAGAACTGCCCGCCCGTTTTCTTGCCTCCCTTGAACGCGAACTGCACGACCGCTTCGCCGCCCTGTTCGACGAACACGGTCTTACGTTCGACTCCCTTACCGTGAACACCACGCCCCGTCGCGCCGTGGTGCATGCCCGCGGTCTGCTTTCCTCCACGCCCGTGCGAGAGGAAGTGGCCCTCGGTCCGTCCGTGAAGGCCGCCTACGACGCCGAAGGCAATCCCACCAAGGCCGCGCTCGGCTTTGCCCGCGGTCAGGGCGTGGACGTGTCCGCGCTGTTCCGTCAGGAAACGCCCAAGGGCGAATATGTGGCCGTGAGAAAGACCGTGGGCGGCGTGTCCGCCTCTTCCATCATTGCTGAGGCCGCGCCTTCCATCATTGCTTCTCTTCCCTTTGCCAAGCGCATGCACTGGAGTCCCAGTCATTTTCTGTTTGCCCGTCCTCTGCGCTGGGTGGTGGCGCTCATGGACTGCGACGTTATCCCGTTCACCGTGGCGGACGTGCAGTCCGGCCGCATGACCACCGGTCATCGCGTCCACGGCCGCGGACCCTTTGAAGTGGCCTGCGCCGACGATTTCGACAGAGTGATGGCCGAAAAGTGCGGCGTGGTGCTTTCCGGTGCCGCCCGCCGCAAGATCGTTGTGGACGGCGGCAACGAGCTGGCCCGCAAGGTCGGCGGTCACATCCTGTGGAAGGAAAGTCTGCTCGACGAGGTGCAGGGCCTGAGCGAACATCCCGAGCCCATTCTCGGCGACTTTGATCCTTCCTTCCTCGAACTGCCTTCCGTGGTGCTGCTCACCAGCATGGAAACGCATCAGAAGAGCTTCGGCGTGGCCGGAGAGGACGGCAGACTTCTGCCGCACTTCCTCACCGTGGCCAACCTGACCTCCCGCGAGCCCGAGGTGGTGAAGAAGGGCTGGGAGCGCGTGCTGCGCGCCCGTCTTGAAGACGCCCGCTTCTACTGGAACACCGACATGAAGGCCTCCTTCGACGTGTGGAAGGAAAAGCTTGATCACGTCATCTTCCTCGGACCTCTCGGTTCCATGGGCGACAAGTGCCGTCGTCTTTCCGAACTGTGCCGCTGGCTGGCGGAACAGCCCGGCGTGAAGCGCGCGGCCGAGGTGAATCCCGAATCCGCCGCCGTGGCCGGCCGCTGCGCCAAGGCCGATCTCGTTTCCCAGATGGTGGGCGAGTTCGACACCCTGCAGGGCATCATGGGCGGCATTTACGGGCACAAGATGGGCCTTGATCCCGTTGCCGCCGACGCCATTGCCGAGCAGTATCTGCCCGCCGGTCCCGACACTCCCGTGCCTTCCACCGATCTCGGCGCGCTGTTGTCCATGGCCGACAAGGCCGACACCCTCGTGGGCTGCTTCGGCCTCGGCAACATTCCCACCGGCGCGGCCGATCCCTTTGCGCTTCGCCGCTGCGCGCTGGGCATTGCCCGCATTCTCATTGAAAAGGGCTACCGTCTCCCCGTGGAAGAGCTCTTTGCCAAGGCGCAGTCGCTCTACAGCGACGGCATCCGCTGGAAGCTGGAAAAGCCGGAAGCTCTGGCCAAGCTCAACGACTTCTTTGCGGGCCGCGTGAAGAACTACTTCCTCACGCAGGGCAACGACACCCTGCTCGTGGAAGCGGTGATGAACGCCGGCTGCAGCGACGTGTGGGCCGCATCCCGCCGTCTGGCCGCTCTGGTGACCGAAAGCGGCAAGCCCGGCTTTGCCGACAACGCCCAGACCTTCAAGCGCGTGGCCAACATTCTGCGCAAGCAGGGCGCGGGAGTCACGGGCGAGTACAGCCGCGAACTTCTTGCGGAAGAGCCGGAAACGGCGCTCGCCGACGCCCTCGACGCCATGACCGCCCGCTTCGACGAGCTGTGGGCGCAGGACCGTTTCGACGAGCTTCTTGCCCTCATGGACGGCGTGCGTCCCACGGTGGACGCCTTCTTCAACGGCGTCATGGTCATGGCGGAAGACGAAAAGGTACGCGCCAACCGACTGAATCTGTTGCAGGTTCTTCTTTCCCGCATGGGCAGGCTCGCCGATTTCTCGGCCCTGCAGATGTAG